tcaccagcacagagctgctgcatgaGCTGCTCATCATCAAGGAGGTAGCACCAGGTGTGGCACACCTAAGAACCTGTACCAACATGTCCTGAAAGTGGGCATGTTTGACAACAAGTTACCGTAAAAACCCTACCAAAAACtcacaggaaagaggaaggacCAAACCATGATGAAACTGGTTCAATAGATTTCCATTCCTGGTCACTGATGAAATTTACGAAATCAGCTAGAGTTCTTGCACCCTGGTATCTCCTGAACTCTCCATCTTTACAGCTGTAAACCAAAAAAAGTCCTTTATTTTAGACAATGCAAGCATGCAACATTTGCTTCCACTCAACATCTTCCCTCCCATTAcctcaccttttttttaaaaaaaaagttttactttgCTTTAGATGATATTAGCtctaaaacattttccaaaaaatattGTCTACAAGTATTTCTAGAATCTTGACTCCATGTGTATATTGGCTAGCTTTAGGCTGCAATTCCATAAAAAGATAGTGATCTTCCTAATGCACTTGCCACACAAATGCACTGCAATCAACCTGTGGAGAAAAGATTGCAAAATAGAAACACCCatgaaaaaatagaataaataaggcctgaagggaaaagaaaaagaatcaactGGCAGTACTGTAAGGTCACAGCAGGTAAAGACAGTGGTTGTCTCAGGGTAAAGTAACTCACGCTCTTTAAGAGCATGTTAAATCTCATTCATGTGCTcccaagaaaaggaaaaaaatatttcccctctcctccaaaAAATCCTGCTGCATTGCATACTTACTGATAGATGGTAGGAAGAGCTGTTATGATAAATCGTCCACTTAATCCTGCAAGAAAATAGTTATCTTCAGAACAGTACACCACTCTAATgtaagaaaaggtaaaaatgctATTatacaccaaaataaaaacagctgcTACCCCAGGTATCAAACTCTGTGATCAAGCTCAAACGTATGTATATCTAAGTACTGCACATAGTCTAAAAAAGAAAGGTCTCTGGACAAAAGGTGGGAAAGTTTctccggggaggggggggggggcgcgggaAAGATGCCTGGAGATAACTATTCCACTTGACTATTTTGGCTGCAGCTGTTTAGAGAGAGatgctctcctcttcccacaTGATCCGCAACCTCCAGTGCTTGCAGAAGATAATCCCAAGTGAGGCACATTTCAAAAGTCATGGTGACTTTGGAGAAAAGTATTAGCATGGAGAAGGTAATTTTTTAACATATCCCACAATGACGTGAGGGCAATTCAGAGCAGTGAGCTTCAGCTGCAGGATACCAGACTTCTCACTCTCACCCCTTTTGCCAACAAACAGAGGCATTACCACAGGGAAGGCAGAAACCACATTTTCACTCTGTACGGTGCTTTAAGAGTAAAGCAAAAAGTCTCCTTGAAACCCTCTGAATCACTCTCTAGAGGAACCCTCTTGTCCCCTGTACCTATTAAGAAAGACCTGAGCGTTTAGTTCACACAGACCAATCTGCCTTCGGCAGAGTTCCATGGAAGATCTTCGTTACTTCCTACTAATCCCGCTTGTTTCCTAGAAGCACGTACACTGGCAGGGAAGGTTTGCCCCGAGCGCTCGGCAGCCCAAAGCCCCGGGGAGGGCGCCGGGAGCGCCCAGCCCGCCCCCGCCACAGGCTCTCACCCGGCTGCTCCGTGACATCCACTTTGGCAACGTTCACTTCCCGGTCCTCGCCCCACCCGGCGAACTTCTCCCACTCGGGCCGCAGGCTCTGGCAGGCGGGGCACCAAGGGGCGTAGCTGGGGGGCAGCACAAGACTGTCACCGAACTGCACCGCTCGGGCCCCCGCGGCCTCAGAGCGGGCCGCTGAGACCCCCACCCCGCGGGCCCAGCAGCCCGAGCGACCCCCGAGCGACTCACAACGCCACCATCCACTcgccctgcagcagctcccgcCACGTGCCGTCCGACAGCTCCTTCACTGGGCCCTGCTTCCCCAgcgcggccgcgccgcccgccaGCGCCAGGCACAGCCAAGCGCACAGCCGAGCGCGCAGCCGCCCGGCGGCCACCATCTtgccgcgccgcccgcccctgcCTTCCGGCGGCCGCACACACCGGCGCCTGCGCACTCGCGCCTCCGGGACAAGCGCATGCGCGTAACGGGGAGGTGTCTAAGCTCGCTTGTTGTGGGCGGGCCCAAAGGGAGAGCCCAGGGGGCGCGGCAGCCTATTGAGAGTGGACCTGTACGGGCTCGCGGACGCTGCCCCGGCCAatggggggggggcggttcTCCCGCCTCCGACTCTAGCCGGcaccgcccccccgccgcggtCCTCACTGGAGGTGTGGGACGGGCGGCAGCCGGGACAGGCTTGGTGACGCCTTGCTATGGCAAGCCCTGCTCCCGGCGTTGTGGACAGTCATTGCTTCccccctgctgctgcatgtgGGATGCCATTTCCCCAGGGAGCCCAGCCCCCCAGCTGGACAGCAAGGGGGCCTGCACAGGCTGCTTGCTCTCTGTGCCCAATGCAcgcttctgctgctgcctctccatTTCTGACAACTGTAACAAAGCAAAGAGATGCAGAATGACCAAGCCATCCAAACTCACTTGTGTCTCATGACCGCTCCAGAGCAACTGGTAACAATGTAGACAAGGGTCTGAATACGCAGCTAAGGAAAATCTTCAAAACTCCCAATATAAAAGATGTGCAACAAAATTATCCAGAGAGATAAACATCTTTATGCATCCTCACCACATTGAATTGCAGAGCTAGAGACAGATAAAGGCATTTCAGACATTAGATGGTGAAGACTCAGTTTAGGACCCTCTGTGTAAGGCAGGCATTTGGAGTAGGATTTATTTGTCCTTTCTTGCActgacacttaaaaaaaacacctgcatTTTGGAATTCTGAAAGTTCTGCTTTTTGCACCCAGATGACAAACAGCTGCAAGGTACAAAATAAGCCACAGTAAATACTACAGCTGTGTTATTCCCCTGTGCCCCGTTCCCAGCCTGGAGAATGGGAGAGAGCCCTGAGCAGTTGGGGCAGATGGCAGGCCACCGTGAGGGGAGGAAACTGCTGTACGAGGTCACAAGGAGGACAGATTCCCCTCACTTGGTGAACccctgcttctctctgccaCAGCTTTAGTTACTTCTGGCAGAAAGTAACTTAGTACTTGAGTACTTAATCCTCAAGCAAAAGTCAGGAAAAAGGTCACCAGTAATGAGCAGACAAATCCCACATCATTTCACTGCAATCTGTCAGCACCTTGAGCTTTTCAGTGGAAggaacctcttttttttccccatatgcACATACTTTCTCGACCACAAAGTTTTCTCCAGCTCTTGGTCAGGAGTGGCTGTGATAATGCCACCTTGCCTTTTCCGCCTGGatcatttctttccttgcatCTTTCAAAGGGGCCTTTGCTATAATTTCATAGCCCACAGCTTCAGCCCTTGGCAGGTGGGGAGAGCTGGACTGCAGCAGCCATTAGACCAGtgcaggaaaaagaataaatcagcCTTTGGGGTTCGGGTTttttagttttggggtttttttttcttttagattttgGCAACTTTTCTGCAGTACAATGTGTATGTTCATTTCTGTAGAAGAACACTTCAGGGATTAATAAGCACTTGATGAAGCTTGTTATTCACCGATTCAGTAATAAATCACTGCTTACAGCACTCTCCCTGCTCACTGCCCTTCCATTTTagtcataatttttaaaatttgttattGATAATCCAAGAATTTCTCCGTTCTGCATCAGTGATGAGATGCGAAGAACTCCCTttggttaatggttggactcaatgatcttaaagatctttgcCAACTTAGATGATTCCGTTCTTCAAGGTAGCAGTATACATCCTGATAATTTAAGATGCATTGAAGAATAAGTGCATAAACAAATGTGTCCCAAGT
This genomic stretch from Falco naumanni isolate bFalNau1 chromosome 7, bFalNau1.pat, whole genome shotgun sequence harbors:
- the TMX1 gene encoding thioredoxin-related transmembrane protein 1: MVAAGRLRARLCAWLCLALAGGAAALGKQGPVKELSDGTWRELLQGEWMVAFYAPWCPACQSLRPEWEKFAGWGEDREVNVAKVDVTEQPGLSGRFIITALPTIYHCKDGEFRRYQGARTLADFVNFISDQEWKSIEPVSSWFGPSSFLMSSMSALFQLSMWIRHCRGYLTENIGIPVWGSYAVIALTVVFSGVILGLMMVFLSDCICPSKRHRPPQYSDSGKLAPESAQLPKKLDEEQEADEEDISDGETEGKEESTSSPNAVRQRPVNTAATTAKS